The Penaeus vannamei isolate JL-2024 chromosome 16, ASM4276789v1, whole genome shotgun sequence genome includes a window with the following:
- the LOC113821751 gene encoding apolipoprotein D, with translation MKMQSSVVFLVLVAAASIEGHKFKFGNCKDYSPVANFQPGKMNGTWYVIKKVATTSTCMSVIYNNTANYMEMREIRTPASITPFNIILTNIGKLTQKGNNPAVMNLKWENVISNVLKTTYTVVDTDYTSYAIDAECQSLYFARRESATILSRTPTMDPELVKELEKKLVNEGIDTKSLNPIDQSNCFEPQEVDYNIVVDEDGVRAGLKDEDDVSIVDIRNEEQLAEYINKNRK, from the exons ATGAAGATGCAGAGCTCAGTCGTGTTCCTGGTGCTTGTGGCGGCGGCCAGCATCGAGGGCCACAAGTTCAAGTTTGGAAACTGCAAGGATTATTCTCCCGTCGCCAACTTCCAACCTGGCAAG aTGAACGGCACTTGGTACGTCATCAAGAAGGTCGCGACTACGAGCACTTGCATGAGCGTGATCTACAACAACACTGCGAACTACATGGAGATGAGGGAGATCAGGACGCCTGCCTCCATCACGCCCTTCAACATCATCCTCACCAACATCGGAAAACTCACCCAGAAAGGGAACAACCCAGCCGTCATGAACTTGAAGTGGGAGA ACGTGATCAGCAACGTCCTTAAGACAACTTACACAGTCGTGGACACAGACTACACCAGCTATGCCATCGACGCCGAGTGCCAGAGCCTGTACTTTGCCAGGAGGGAGAGTGCCACCATCCTTAGTCGCACTCCCACCATGGACCCTGAGCTCGTCAaagag CTTGAAAAGAAATTGGTAAATGAAGGAATCGATACGAAATCCTTGAACCCGATCGACCAATCCAACTGCTTCGAGCCCCAGGAGGTTGACTACAACATCGTGGTGGACGAGGATGGAGTGCGAGCTGGTCTAAAGGATGAGGATGACGTCAGCATCGTAGACATCAGGAACGAAGAACAGCTGGCAGAGTACATCAACAAGAACCGAAAATGA